A window from Salminus brasiliensis chromosome 7, fSalBra1.hap2, whole genome shotgun sequence encodes these proteins:
- the eif4enif1 gene encoding eukaryotic translation initiation factor 4E transporter isoform X1: protein MEKDACIEDQENGDNTGHTVKDSVVTSAYRYTKEELLEIKELPISNERPECLSEKYDSDGVWDPEKWHASLYPSERSSPVDGYKRDYAEDRVSLKRRIADPRERLKEDDLEVVLSPQRRSFGGGCQVAPTSIVRRPISPLENKENESLRLGGTRRIGSGRIMAARGFERDARVDKERERERDFKDKRFRRDFGDKRVFSERRRNDSYVEEEPEWFSGGPTSQSETIELIGFDDKLLEDDKRRPKRSRKRTESVKEVECNGGLPEEPQLVQETGADQEVPRSEVLPEQTAGEFDFNEFFNLEKTMPGLASMIEDVLSEGSVTASRFSRWFSSNQSPSGSRSSSLRSTPHEELERLAGVDPRSSSPSQGPTPYFTPISTERKDKVDILELLHKAKVDLKPLLSSLNANKARLKESTNSGVVLSLEEVEVGLKGLNVRSEHPQQPPRQQQQNQGGGTPFMAEHLEQALTGGSGVKPRPRDPDMSAFNKLVSSMKASGTLPTHPKAGSSSLQQVADSVILSPISEAQVPAPQKNIFQELLGVQGAPRAGSPLFSGLLASTDAPPAPVPGLLHHRGSSSPLFTQRPPIQDFYAGCMQPGTGFHVGPQQILGDQIPEMHRAISPGPTPQQLRALSLDQAELDALMFQQDLAVHARHSYQQGYSKHSHDKAYRNRQPRLNRSPGPHPPGRNSPVTAVTSMLSPSFTPTSVIRKMYESKEKSKDEPTSRPGSKEDTANSQEETPSPSSFLEGVDGSGSQTGGVKACSTPVSTQNRHSKEAERPRPSSTTGHHTPTMLSPGASSTFPRPIYPVPLLSHVPIVRPPPPQLHPSVVQRMLAQGIQPQQLGPALLQTGVFPQTVDLSQLQGLPPALLGQHLYPLGTTGHPLISPRAPATHMQLAVMQQQRPSLHTGTTGSPQSQSHGTHRANHSQRRGGSPPLGLAKWFGSDVLQQPLPSMPSAKVISVDELEFRQ from the exons GAAGAGCTGTTGGAAATCAAAGAGTTGCCAATCTCTAATGAGAGACCAGAGTGTCTGTCGGAGAAATATGACAG TGATGGTGTGTGGGATCCTGAAAAGTGGCATGCTTCACTCTACCCCTCAGAGCGCAGCTCCCCAGTAGATGGATACAAGAGAGACTATGCTGAAGATAGAGTGTCTTTAAAACGCAGAATTGCAG ACCCAAGGGAGCGTTTAAAAGAGGATGATTTGGAGGTTGTTCTTAGTCCACAGCGCCGTAGTTTTGGAGGTGGCTGCCAAGTGGCACCCACCTCCATTGTTCGGCGTCCCATCAGTCCCCTTGAGAACAAGGAGAATGAGTCCCTCCGTCTGGGAGGTACACGGCGTATCGGAAGTGGCCGCATTATGGCGGCACGTGGGTTTGAGAGGGATGCTCGAGTGGATAAGGAACGTGAGCGAGAACGTGACTTCAAGGACAAGAGATTCAGG AGAGACTTTGGAGACAAAAGAGTGTTTAGTGAGCGAAGAAGAAATGACTCTTATGTTGAGGAGGAGCCTGAATGGTTTTCTGGTGGACCCACCAGCCAATCGGAGACCATTGAACTCATTGGCTTTGACGATAAGCTTCTAGAGGATGACAAGCGGAGACCTAAGCGCTCCAGAAAGAGGACTGAATCGGTGAAAGAAG TTGAATGTAATGGTGGTCTTCCTGAGGAGCCACAATTGGTTCAAGAAACAGGGGCTGATCAGGAGGTTCCTCGTTCTGAAGTTCTGCCTGAACAAACAGCTGGAGAGTTTGACTTCAATGAGTTCTTCAATCTTGAGAAGACAATGCCTGGCCTGGCTTCG ATGATTGAAGATGTGCTCAGTGAAGGGTCAGTTACAGCCAGCCGTTTCAGCCGCTGGTTCTCCAGTAATCAGAGTCCTTCTGGTAGCCGTTCCAGCAGCTTGCGTTCCACCCCACATGAAGAGCTGGAGAGACTAGCAG GTGTAGATCCACGCAGTAGCTCTCCTAGTCAAGGTCCTACACCCTACTTTACCCCCATTTCAACTGAGCGCAAAGATAAAGTGGACATCTTGGAGCTGCTCCATAAAGCCAAGGTTGACCTAAAACCTCTTCTGTCCAGCTTGAATGCTaacaaagcccgtctgaaggaAAGCA CTAATTCTGGGGTGGTGTTATCTTTGGAGGAGGTGGAAGTTGGCTTAAAGGGACTTAATGTTCGTTCGGAGCACCCTCAGCAACCCCcccggcagcagcagcagaatcaAGGGGGTGGGACGCCGTTCATGGCTGAACATCTGGAACAGGCTCTTACAGGAGGTTCTGGGGTCAAACCCCGTCCTCGAGATCCTGATATGTCTGCCTTCAATAAGCTGGTCAGCAGTATGAAGGCAAGTGGAACGTTGCCCACCCACCCTAAGGCCGGAAGCAGCAGC CTGCAGCAGGTGGCAGATTCTGTGATCCTAAGCCCCATATCTGAGGCTCAGGTACCTGCTCCACAGAAAAACATCTTCCAG GAGCTATTGGGTGTTCAGGGTGCTCCACGGGCAGGATCTCCACTCTTTAGTGGTCTGTTGGCGAGTACTGATGCCCCACCTGCTCCTGTCCCAGGCTTATTGCACCACCGTGGCTCTTCATCCCCtctgttcacacagagaccaCCCATTCAAGACTTCTATGCAGGTTGCATGCAGCCTGGAACAG GGTTCCATGTTGGTCCACAGCAGATACTGGGCGATCAGATTCCTGAAATGCACCGAGCCATAAGTCCTGGACCCACTCCACAACAg TTAAGGGCACTATCTTTGGACCAGGCAGAGCTGGATGCCTTGATGTTTCAGCAGGATCTGGCAGTACATGCTCGCCATTCGTACCAACAAGGCTACAGTAAACACAGTCATGATAAAGCTTACCGGAACAG ACAGCCAAGGCTGAACCGATCTCCTGGTCCCCACCCACCTGGCAGGAATTCACCTGTCACTGCTGTCACTAGTATG CTGTCCCCATCATTTACTCCCACCTCAGTAATAAGAAAAATGTATGAGTCAAAGGAGAAAAGTAAAGATGAGCCAACAAGCCGACCAGGGAGTAAAGAGGATACGGCTAACTCGCAAGAGG AAACTCCATCCCCTAGCTCCTTCCTTGAAGGCGTAGATGGCAGTGGATCCCAGACAGGTGGAGTAAAAGCCTGTTCTACTCCAGTGTCTACACAGAATCGCCACTCTAAAGAAGCAGAGCGGCCCAGGCCAAGCTCCACTACTGGGCACCACACTCCTACCATGCTGTCCCCAGGCGCCTCTTCCACCTTCCCCAGACCGATTTACCCAGTGCCCCTTTTGTCTCATGTTCCTATAGTGAggcctccaccaccacagctgcatCCCAGTGTGGTACAAAGGATGCTTGCTCAGGGCATACAGCCTCAGCAGCTTGGACCTgcattgttgcaaacag GAGTGTTCCCTCAGACTGTTGATTTGTCCCAGTTACAAGGTCTGCCCCCAGCTCTCTTAGGCCAGCATCTGTATCCACTAGGCACTACAGGGCATCCCCTGATCTCCCCAAGAGCTCCTGCGACACACATGCAGTTGGCAGTCATGCAGCAGCAAAGAccaa GTCTGCACACGGGGACAACTGGATCACCCCAATCGCAAAGCCACGGCACTCATCGAGCAAACCATTCCCAGCGGAGAGGGGGGAGCCCACCTCTAGGCCTGGCCAAGTGGTTTGGATCTGATGTGTTGCAGCAGCCTCTTCCTTCTATGCCTTCAGCTAAAGTAATCAGTGTTGATGAACTGGAGTTCCGCCAGTGA
- the eif4enif1 gene encoding eukaryotic translation initiation factor 4E transporter isoform X2: MEKDACIEDQENGDNTGHTVKDSVVTSAYRYTKEELLEIKELPISNERPECLSEKYDSDGVWDPEKWHASLYPSERSSPVDGYKRDYAEDRVSLKRRIADPRERLKEDDLEVVLSPQRRSFGGGCQVAPTSIVRRPISPLENKENESLRLGGTRRIGSGRIMAARGFERDARVDKERERERDFKDKRFRRDFGDKRVFSERRRNDSYVEEEPEWFSGGPTSQSETIELIGFDDKLLEDDKRRPKRSRKRTESVKEVECNGGLPEEPQLVQETGADQEVPRSEVLPEQTAGEFDFNEFFNLEKTMPGLASMIEDVLSEGSVTASRFSRWFSSNQSPSGSRSSSLRSTPHEELERLADPRSSSPSQGPTPYFTPISTERKDKVDILELLHKAKVDLKPLLSSLNANKARLKESTNSGVVLSLEEVEVGLKGLNVRSEHPQQPPRQQQQNQGGGTPFMAEHLEQALTGGSGVKPRPRDPDMSAFNKLVSSMKASGTLPTHPKAGSSSLQQVADSVILSPISEAQVPAPQKNIFQELLGVQGAPRAGSPLFSGLLASTDAPPAPVPGLLHHRGSSSPLFTQRPPIQDFYAGCMQPGTGFHVGPQQILGDQIPEMHRAISPGPTPQQLRALSLDQAELDALMFQQDLAVHARHSYQQGYSKHSHDKAYRNRQPRLNRSPGPHPPGRNSPVTAVTSMLSPSFTPTSVIRKMYESKEKSKDEPTSRPGSKEDTANSQEETPSPSSFLEGVDGSGSQTGGVKACSTPVSTQNRHSKEAERPRPSSTTGHHTPTMLSPGASSTFPRPIYPVPLLSHVPIVRPPPPQLHPSVVQRMLAQGIQPQQLGPALLQTGVFPQTVDLSQLQGLPPALLGQHLYPLGTTGHPLISPRAPATHMQLAVMQQQRPSLHTGTTGSPQSQSHGTHRANHSQRRGGSPPLGLAKWFGSDVLQQPLPSMPSAKVISVDELEFRQ, encoded by the exons GAAGAGCTGTTGGAAATCAAAGAGTTGCCAATCTCTAATGAGAGACCAGAGTGTCTGTCGGAGAAATATGACAG TGATGGTGTGTGGGATCCTGAAAAGTGGCATGCTTCACTCTACCCCTCAGAGCGCAGCTCCCCAGTAGATGGATACAAGAGAGACTATGCTGAAGATAGAGTGTCTTTAAAACGCAGAATTGCAG ACCCAAGGGAGCGTTTAAAAGAGGATGATTTGGAGGTTGTTCTTAGTCCACAGCGCCGTAGTTTTGGAGGTGGCTGCCAAGTGGCACCCACCTCCATTGTTCGGCGTCCCATCAGTCCCCTTGAGAACAAGGAGAATGAGTCCCTCCGTCTGGGAGGTACACGGCGTATCGGAAGTGGCCGCATTATGGCGGCACGTGGGTTTGAGAGGGATGCTCGAGTGGATAAGGAACGTGAGCGAGAACGTGACTTCAAGGACAAGAGATTCAGG AGAGACTTTGGAGACAAAAGAGTGTTTAGTGAGCGAAGAAGAAATGACTCTTATGTTGAGGAGGAGCCTGAATGGTTTTCTGGTGGACCCACCAGCCAATCGGAGACCATTGAACTCATTGGCTTTGACGATAAGCTTCTAGAGGATGACAAGCGGAGACCTAAGCGCTCCAGAAAGAGGACTGAATCGGTGAAAGAAG TTGAATGTAATGGTGGTCTTCCTGAGGAGCCACAATTGGTTCAAGAAACAGGGGCTGATCAGGAGGTTCCTCGTTCTGAAGTTCTGCCTGAACAAACAGCTGGAGAGTTTGACTTCAATGAGTTCTTCAATCTTGAGAAGACAATGCCTGGCCTGGCTTCG ATGATTGAAGATGTGCTCAGTGAAGGGTCAGTTACAGCCAGCCGTTTCAGCCGCTGGTTCTCCAGTAATCAGAGTCCTTCTGGTAGCCGTTCCAGCAGCTTGCGTTCCACCCCACATGAAGAGCTGGAGAGACTAGCAG ATCCACGCAGTAGCTCTCCTAGTCAAGGTCCTACACCCTACTTTACCCCCATTTCAACTGAGCGCAAAGATAAAGTGGACATCTTGGAGCTGCTCCATAAAGCCAAGGTTGACCTAAAACCTCTTCTGTCCAGCTTGAATGCTaacaaagcccgtctgaaggaAAGCA CTAATTCTGGGGTGGTGTTATCTTTGGAGGAGGTGGAAGTTGGCTTAAAGGGACTTAATGTTCGTTCGGAGCACCCTCAGCAACCCCcccggcagcagcagcagaatcaAGGGGGTGGGACGCCGTTCATGGCTGAACATCTGGAACAGGCTCTTACAGGAGGTTCTGGGGTCAAACCCCGTCCTCGAGATCCTGATATGTCTGCCTTCAATAAGCTGGTCAGCAGTATGAAGGCAAGTGGAACGTTGCCCACCCACCCTAAGGCCGGAAGCAGCAGC CTGCAGCAGGTGGCAGATTCTGTGATCCTAAGCCCCATATCTGAGGCTCAGGTACCTGCTCCACAGAAAAACATCTTCCAG GAGCTATTGGGTGTTCAGGGTGCTCCACGGGCAGGATCTCCACTCTTTAGTGGTCTGTTGGCGAGTACTGATGCCCCACCTGCTCCTGTCCCAGGCTTATTGCACCACCGTGGCTCTTCATCCCCtctgttcacacagagaccaCCCATTCAAGACTTCTATGCAGGTTGCATGCAGCCTGGAACAG GGTTCCATGTTGGTCCACAGCAGATACTGGGCGATCAGATTCCTGAAATGCACCGAGCCATAAGTCCTGGACCCACTCCACAACAg TTAAGGGCACTATCTTTGGACCAGGCAGAGCTGGATGCCTTGATGTTTCAGCAGGATCTGGCAGTACATGCTCGCCATTCGTACCAACAAGGCTACAGTAAACACAGTCATGATAAAGCTTACCGGAACAG ACAGCCAAGGCTGAACCGATCTCCTGGTCCCCACCCACCTGGCAGGAATTCACCTGTCACTGCTGTCACTAGTATG CTGTCCCCATCATTTACTCCCACCTCAGTAATAAGAAAAATGTATGAGTCAAAGGAGAAAAGTAAAGATGAGCCAACAAGCCGACCAGGGAGTAAAGAGGATACGGCTAACTCGCAAGAGG AAACTCCATCCCCTAGCTCCTTCCTTGAAGGCGTAGATGGCAGTGGATCCCAGACAGGTGGAGTAAAAGCCTGTTCTACTCCAGTGTCTACACAGAATCGCCACTCTAAAGAAGCAGAGCGGCCCAGGCCAAGCTCCACTACTGGGCACCACACTCCTACCATGCTGTCCCCAGGCGCCTCTTCCACCTTCCCCAGACCGATTTACCCAGTGCCCCTTTTGTCTCATGTTCCTATAGTGAggcctccaccaccacagctgcatCCCAGTGTGGTACAAAGGATGCTTGCTCAGGGCATACAGCCTCAGCAGCTTGGACCTgcattgttgcaaacag GAGTGTTCCCTCAGACTGTTGATTTGTCCCAGTTACAAGGTCTGCCCCCAGCTCTCTTAGGCCAGCATCTGTATCCACTAGGCACTACAGGGCATCCCCTGATCTCCCCAAGAGCTCCTGCGACACACATGCAGTTGGCAGTCATGCAGCAGCAAAGAccaa GTCTGCACACGGGGACAACTGGATCACCCCAATCGCAAAGCCACGGCACTCATCGAGCAAACCATTCCCAGCGGAGAGGGGGGAGCCCACCTCTAGGCCTGGCCAAGTGGTTTGGATCTGATGTGTTGCAGCAGCCTCTTCCTTCTATGCCTTCAGCTAAAGTAATCAGTGTTGATGAACTGGAGTTCCGCCAGTGA
- the eif4enif1 gene encoding eukaryotic translation initiation factor 4E transporter isoform X3 — protein sequence MEKDACIEDQENGDNTGHTVKDSVVTSAYRYTKEELLEIKELPISNERPECLSEKYDSDGVWDPEKWHASLYPSERSSPVDGYKRDYAEDRVSLKRRIADPRERLKEDDLEVVLSPQRRSFGGGCQVAPTSIVRRPISPLENKENESLRLGGTRRIGSGRIMAARGFERDARVDKERERERDFKDKRFRRDFGDKRVFSERRRNDSYVEEEPEWFSGGPTSQSETIELIGFDDKLLEDDKRRPKRSRKRTESVKEVECNGGLPEEPQLVQETGADQEVPRSEVLPEQTAGEFDFNEFFNLEKTMPGLASMIEDVLSEGSVTASRFSRWFSSNQSPSGSRSSSLRSTPHEELERLAGVDPRSSSPSQGPTPYFTPISTERKDKVDILELLHKAKVDLKPLLSSLNANKARLKESTNSGVVLSLEEVEVGLKGLNVRSEHPQQPPRQQQQNQGGGTPFMAEHLEQALTGGSGVKPRPRDPDMSAFNKLVSSMKLQQVADSVILSPISEAQVPAPQKNIFQELLGVQGAPRAGSPLFSGLLASTDAPPAPVPGLLHHRGSSSPLFTQRPPIQDFYAGCMQPGTGFHVGPQQILGDQIPEMHRAISPGPTPQQLRALSLDQAELDALMFQQDLAVHARHSYQQGYSKHSHDKAYRNRQPRLNRSPGPHPPGRNSPVTAVTSMLSPSFTPTSVIRKMYESKEKSKDEPTSRPGSKEDTANSQEETPSPSSFLEGVDGSGSQTGGVKACSTPVSTQNRHSKEAERPRPSSTTGHHTPTMLSPGASSTFPRPIYPVPLLSHVPIVRPPPPQLHPSVVQRMLAQGIQPQQLGPALLQTGVFPQTVDLSQLQGLPPALLGQHLYPLGTTGHPLISPRAPATHMQLAVMQQQRPSLHTGTTGSPQSQSHGTHRANHSQRRGGSPPLGLAKWFGSDVLQQPLPSMPSAKVISVDELEFRQ from the exons GAAGAGCTGTTGGAAATCAAAGAGTTGCCAATCTCTAATGAGAGACCAGAGTGTCTGTCGGAGAAATATGACAG TGATGGTGTGTGGGATCCTGAAAAGTGGCATGCTTCACTCTACCCCTCAGAGCGCAGCTCCCCAGTAGATGGATACAAGAGAGACTATGCTGAAGATAGAGTGTCTTTAAAACGCAGAATTGCAG ACCCAAGGGAGCGTTTAAAAGAGGATGATTTGGAGGTTGTTCTTAGTCCACAGCGCCGTAGTTTTGGAGGTGGCTGCCAAGTGGCACCCACCTCCATTGTTCGGCGTCCCATCAGTCCCCTTGAGAACAAGGAGAATGAGTCCCTCCGTCTGGGAGGTACACGGCGTATCGGAAGTGGCCGCATTATGGCGGCACGTGGGTTTGAGAGGGATGCTCGAGTGGATAAGGAACGTGAGCGAGAACGTGACTTCAAGGACAAGAGATTCAGG AGAGACTTTGGAGACAAAAGAGTGTTTAGTGAGCGAAGAAGAAATGACTCTTATGTTGAGGAGGAGCCTGAATGGTTTTCTGGTGGACCCACCAGCCAATCGGAGACCATTGAACTCATTGGCTTTGACGATAAGCTTCTAGAGGATGACAAGCGGAGACCTAAGCGCTCCAGAAAGAGGACTGAATCGGTGAAAGAAG TTGAATGTAATGGTGGTCTTCCTGAGGAGCCACAATTGGTTCAAGAAACAGGGGCTGATCAGGAGGTTCCTCGTTCTGAAGTTCTGCCTGAACAAACAGCTGGAGAGTTTGACTTCAATGAGTTCTTCAATCTTGAGAAGACAATGCCTGGCCTGGCTTCG ATGATTGAAGATGTGCTCAGTGAAGGGTCAGTTACAGCCAGCCGTTTCAGCCGCTGGTTCTCCAGTAATCAGAGTCCTTCTGGTAGCCGTTCCAGCAGCTTGCGTTCCACCCCACATGAAGAGCTGGAGAGACTAGCAG GTGTAGATCCACGCAGTAGCTCTCCTAGTCAAGGTCCTACACCCTACTTTACCCCCATTTCAACTGAGCGCAAAGATAAAGTGGACATCTTGGAGCTGCTCCATAAAGCCAAGGTTGACCTAAAACCTCTTCTGTCCAGCTTGAATGCTaacaaagcccgtctgaaggaAAGCA CTAATTCTGGGGTGGTGTTATCTTTGGAGGAGGTGGAAGTTGGCTTAAAGGGACTTAATGTTCGTTCGGAGCACCCTCAGCAACCCCcccggcagcagcagcagaatcaAGGGGGTGGGACGCCGTTCATGGCTGAACATCTGGAACAGGCTCTTACAGGAGGTTCTGGGGTCAAACCCCGTCCTCGAGATCCTGATATGTCTGCCTTCAATAAGCTGGTCAGCAGTATGAAG CTGCAGCAGGTGGCAGATTCTGTGATCCTAAGCCCCATATCTGAGGCTCAGGTACCTGCTCCACAGAAAAACATCTTCCAG GAGCTATTGGGTGTTCAGGGTGCTCCACGGGCAGGATCTCCACTCTTTAGTGGTCTGTTGGCGAGTACTGATGCCCCACCTGCTCCTGTCCCAGGCTTATTGCACCACCGTGGCTCTTCATCCCCtctgttcacacagagaccaCCCATTCAAGACTTCTATGCAGGTTGCATGCAGCCTGGAACAG GGTTCCATGTTGGTCCACAGCAGATACTGGGCGATCAGATTCCTGAAATGCACCGAGCCATAAGTCCTGGACCCACTCCACAACAg TTAAGGGCACTATCTTTGGACCAGGCAGAGCTGGATGCCTTGATGTTTCAGCAGGATCTGGCAGTACATGCTCGCCATTCGTACCAACAAGGCTACAGTAAACACAGTCATGATAAAGCTTACCGGAACAG ACAGCCAAGGCTGAACCGATCTCCTGGTCCCCACCCACCTGGCAGGAATTCACCTGTCACTGCTGTCACTAGTATG CTGTCCCCATCATTTACTCCCACCTCAGTAATAAGAAAAATGTATGAGTCAAAGGAGAAAAGTAAAGATGAGCCAACAAGCCGACCAGGGAGTAAAGAGGATACGGCTAACTCGCAAGAGG AAACTCCATCCCCTAGCTCCTTCCTTGAAGGCGTAGATGGCAGTGGATCCCAGACAGGTGGAGTAAAAGCCTGTTCTACTCCAGTGTCTACACAGAATCGCCACTCTAAAGAAGCAGAGCGGCCCAGGCCAAGCTCCACTACTGGGCACCACACTCCTACCATGCTGTCCCCAGGCGCCTCTTCCACCTTCCCCAGACCGATTTACCCAGTGCCCCTTTTGTCTCATGTTCCTATAGTGAggcctccaccaccacagctgcatCCCAGTGTGGTACAAAGGATGCTTGCTCAGGGCATACAGCCTCAGCAGCTTGGACCTgcattgttgcaaacag GAGTGTTCCCTCAGACTGTTGATTTGTCCCAGTTACAAGGTCTGCCCCCAGCTCTCTTAGGCCAGCATCTGTATCCACTAGGCACTACAGGGCATCCCCTGATCTCCCCAAGAGCTCCTGCGACACACATGCAGTTGGCAGTCATGCAGCAGCAAAGAccaa GTCTGCACACGGGGACAACTGGATCACCCCAATCGCAAAGCCACGGCACTCATCGAGCAAACCATTCCCAGCGGAGAGGGGGGAGCCCACCTCTAGGCCTGGCCAAGTGGTTTGGATCTGATGTGTTGCAGCAGCCTCTTCCTTCTATGCCTTCAGCTAAAGTAATCAGTGTTGATGAACTGGAGTTCCGCCAGTGA